In a genomic window of Macrobrachium nipponense isolate FS-2020 chromosome 10, ASM1510439v2, whole genome shotgun sequence:
- the LOC135223947 gene encoding uncharacterized protein LOC135223947 has translation MVEHGAHLKSQLRVLEMLAQLGDAAVTKSAEESVVFAPVLGNWLFTAVVMDNIDHNPSAAIATTSFHRTSISVFQHPAKDNRGLERQPVQFGPESVKFVPELPDSLSQISPGPTCFLQVLKPITTKWCRAKASLRSSWTTIGLRQLCASQNQSPADCSWEKISKDWKVFWTSNSLIVKRCEQNKKCAASLFTMAGANDTDLSLHAQVSVAANVRKLPNFQLTIRKRDGELWFFKPDDDAELDFKVREKGTPMFQAMDEIFRPFDEVNGPMDRFELIPADNNDPCMIPNLKKKYPYQYYLLKCPHHAVTDGFTHALFASHLLDILRTLIEGKDYEDDSSLGEFISNEEFLRMYEQCAQELLQDPEELTRVTNEVSRAKKKPLLFEAFPPPTGETPNTRHIITELDETSVKKIIGRCKERGITFGNVRDKFWNDCTKIQLLNQELLKDKSIIKQEVVRQLHLPYTTPEDFYKSKAEMTLDIQCNNVGDLGDLGNNEEVIFTNASGYYQIHLSKYPFYHQMFTFRGKVVSTLSYATDSVTDQTALALVEKIKCLFKVYSE, from the exons ATGGTCGAACATGGAGCACACTTGAAGTCACAGCTAAG GGTGCTGGAGATGTTAGCCCAACTGGGAGATGCTGCTGTCACCAAGTCTGCGGAAGAGAGTGTAGTCTTTGCACCTGTTTTGGGAAATTGGTTGTTTACTGCTGTGGTCATGGACAACATCGATCACAACCCTTCAGCAGCTATTGCTACTACCTCTTTCCATAGGACGAGCATTTCAGTTTTCCAGCACCCTGCCAAAGACAACCGTGGGTTAGAGCGTCAGCCAGTACAGTTTGGGCCAGAGAGTGTAAAATTTGTACCTGAGCTACCTGACTCCCTTTCACAAATATCCCCCGGCCCCACCTGCTTCCTTCAAGTCCTAAAACCCATCACCACCAAGTGGTGTAGGGCAAAAGCCAGTCTCAGGTCTTCTTGGACTACAATTGGGCTCAGGCAATTATGCGCCAGCCAGAATCAGAGTCCAGCTGACTGCAGCTGGGAAAAGATTAGCAAAGACTGGAAAGTCTTCTGGACATCCAACTCCCTCATTGTAAAGAGatgtgaacaaaataaaaaatgtgctgCAAGTCTTTTTACCATGGCAGGTGCAAATGATACAGACTTGAGCTTACATGCACAAGTTAGTGTAGCTGCAAATGTGAG GAAATTGCCTAATTTTCAACTCACAATTAGAAAACGAGATGGTGAACTTTGGTTTTTCAAGCCTGATGATGATGCTGAACTTGATTTtaag GTGCGTGAGAAGGGAACACCAATGTTTCAGGCAATGGATGAGATTTTTCGACCTTTTGATGAAGTGAATGGTCCAATGGACAGGTTCGAACTGATTCCAGCTGACAACAATGACCCTTGCATGATTCCCAACTTGAAGAAGAAGTACCCTTACCAGTATTATTTACTAAAATGTCCACACCATGCAGTTACTGATGGATTTACGCATGCATTGTTTGCGAGCCATCTACTAGATATCCTTCGCACTCTCATAGAAGGTAAAGATTACGAAGATGACTCTTCATTAGGTGAGTTCATTTCCAATGAAGAGTTTTTGCGTATGTACGAGCAATGTGCACAAGAACTTCTACAAGATCCTGAGGAACTGACACGCGTGACAAATGAGGTTTCAAGAGCAAAGAAGAAGCCACTCCTTTTCGAAGCTTTTCCACCTCCGACGGGAGAAACACCTAATACCCGACATATCATAACAGAATTGGATGAAACTTCTGTCAAGAAAATTATTGGGAGGTGCAAGGAAAGAGGAATAACTTTTGGAAATGTCAGGGATAAATTCTGGAACGATTGCACTAAAATTCAATTGCTGAACCAAGAGCTCCTCAAAGATAAGTCCATAATCAAGCAAGAAGTTGTTCGTCAATTACATTTGCCTTACACAACACCTGAGGATTTCTACAAGTCTAAGGCCGAAATGACACTTGATATTCAGTGCAATAACGTAGGGGATTTGGGAGACCTTGGCAACAATGAAGAAGTAATTTTTACAAATGCGTCTGGTTACTACCAAATACACCTTTCCAAGTATCCATTTTATCATCAAATGTTCACTTTTAGGGGAAAAGTGGTAAGCACTCTCAGTTATGCCACAGATTCAGTAACAGACCAGACGGCGTTAGCTCTTGTTGAGAAAATTAAATGTCTGTTCAAAGTCTACAGTGAATAA